The window CGGCGGCTCATCCGCGAGGCGTTCCAGTCCGTCGAGTGGGACGAATCCGACGAGGAGGCCCGCGAGCGCACCCACGACCTCGGAGAGGCGATCCTGCTGTCGATGCGGGACACCATAGAGACCGTCGCCGAGGGGGAGAGCGTCGGCGAGCGCCACACCGTCCGGGCCAGCCCCGAGGCCGTCGACGCCCTGCTCGAGCACCTCCGGGGACAGGGGTTGCGGATCGAGATCGAGTCGGACGAGCGGGAGGACGGCGACCGCGTCGTCACGTTCTGCAAGCGAACGCAGTCGACCAACGACAAGACGAAAAACTACCTCGAGGGACAGGTCGTCCGGGAGTGACGGCGGTCAGAGGTACTCCTCCCACAGCGGAATGTCGGCGTACTTGTCGCCGCGGTCGCAGAGCATCACGACCGTCACCGAGTCCTCGTCGAGCGCCCCGTCCTCGGCTAACTGGTGGACGGCCTGGATCCCGGCCCCGCTCGAGGTGCCGACGACGAACTGGCCGTCGACCCGGAGGTAGTCCTCGACGGTTTCTGGGTCGTGCTGGCCCGGATCGTGGACGTCGACCGCCGCGTCCTGGTAGCGATCCCGGAGGTCCCGGGCGCGGTCGTAGGCGTCGCCCGTCGAGACGTACTCCTTGCGGTCGAGGACGGACTCGTCGTACGTCTCGGGGTGGTAGTGGTCGCCCGTCCGGAGGAATTTCAGGCCGTCGATGGCGTGCAGCGCCTCCTTTGGCTCGAAGCCGACGACGGTGACGTCGTCGCCGCGGTCGTGGAGCCCCCGGCCCGTCCCCGTGACGGTGCCGCCGGTTCCGGCCCCCGCGACGAAGTGGGTGACCGCTCCGTCGGTCTGCTCCAGAATCTCCCGGGCCGTCGTCCGCTCGTGGGTGCCGGGGTTGTCGGGGTTCTCGTACTGGTTCGGGCGGTAGTAGTCTTCGGGGTTTGCGGCGATCAGTTCCTCGCAGCGCTCGATGACGGCGTCGTAGCCGAGGTCGGCGTCGACGAAGTGGATCTCGGCGCCGGCGTCCCGGACCGCCTCGATCTTGCCGCCGCTTGCGTTGTCCGGCATCACGATCTCGACGTCGTACCCTCGCGCCGTGGCGAGTCGAGCGATCTCGCTGCCCGTGTTGCCCGATGTGGGTTCGATGATCGTCGCGTCGGGCTCGAGTTCGCCCCGCTGTTCGGCCCCGTCGAGCATCCCCTTCGCGATGCGTGACTTGATGGAGCCGCCGCCGTGTGGGGCCTCCGGCAGGTTGAACCACTCCGCCTTGCCGTAGACGGTGCCGGGGACGTCGACCTCGAGCTCGAGTAGCGGGGTCTCGAAGATCGTGGACTCGTCGATCCCGGTTCCGATTCCGGTCCCGGTCCCGGTTCCGGTGGTCCCGGATTCGGTCCCGCCGGCCGACTCGTCCGGCGTCCGCTGGTCGGTCATAGCGGTCCTTTCCACGGGCCGAATATGGGTCCGACGGAACCGGCCGTCTCCGCGGACATCTCGGTTCCGACCTCGTCCCGGGTGCTCGAGTGGAGCGGCCGCTCGACGGCCGTTCGCGGGTCTCGAGTCCGGTTTACCGGTCGGCCGACGGGGGCTTGCCTGGCGTCGCAGATACGAGAGAGAACTGACCCGACCGAAAGGAGTTAACGGACTCCGACACCAACTCGAAGCGAAACCATATGAGCAAGCCGACCTGGGACGACGTCGTCGACCTCCCGGACGAACTCGACGACGAGACGGCCGAACAGCTCTACGAGGAGGCCGACGAACGCCAGGACATGACGGGCGAGGTCTGTCCGTACCCGCAACTCGAGGCCAAGAAGGCGATCCAGGGGCTCGGGTCGGGCGACCTGCTCGTCCAGGAGACCGACCACGTACCGAGTACCGAAAACGTCCCGAAGGCAGTCGAGGACCTCGCCGACGCGAAGGTCTGGAAGAGCGGGTCGGGACTGTACCGTATTTTCCTCTCCAAGAAGTAATCCACATCCATGGTCGACGAAGTCACCCCCGACGAAGTCAAAGAAAAGCTCGAGGACGACGACGTACAGGTCGTCGACATCCGGCCGGAATCGGAGTACGAACAGGGCCACATCCCCGGCGCGATCAACATCCCGATGAGCGAACTACCCGCCCGGATCGACGAGTACGACTGGGGCGACGACGTGGTCGTCGCCTGCCCGATCGGCCAGAGTTCGATCCAGGCGGCCCGGCTGATCGGCAGCTACGAGGACGCCGACAGCGACGCCGTCGCGAGCATGGAGGGCGGCTACCGGGAGTGGGAGTACGAACTCGAGACGGGCACGGAATCCGAGACCGACGAATCGGAAGCGCAAGCCTGACGCGAGCGACTCGCCCGTTCGATTCTCTCTCCGTTTCCGACGCCTCGAGCGCCGAGTCCGTCAGTCGAGCGGTTCCACGGGATCGCCGACGGCGACCGTCTTCCCCCGATCCGCGTCGACGACGTCGGCGATGAGCATCAGCGTGTAGTAGTGGTCGAAGGCCGCCTCGTCGGCCCACTCGGGGAACGTCTCCCGGCGCTTCTCGACGAATCGTTCGCGGAACTCGGGGAGAGCCTCGCCCGTGTCCGGATCCCGCTCCGGGACGACACAGCGCGCACAGGGCGTGACTCCCTCGAGTCGCACGTCGCCGACGGTGAAAGCCGGCGCGTCCGCGCCGACGAACCGATCCTCCCAGAACGGTTCGACGCCCGAAACCTCGAGGTTCGCCCGCATCCGCCGGCGAACGCCGTCGACGGTGAGGTCGTCGAACCAGTCGGCGACCGTCTCCAGGGTCGCGGTGCTGATCACGGACGTTCCCATACCGTTCCGGGCGACGTAACCGCGCTCGTCGTCGCGTTCGAGCGCGAGCTCGCCGAGGTCGAAGACGTCCGAGAACCACGCGGCCGCGCGCTCGCGGCCCACTTCGCTCTCGAGGTCGAACTGGCGCGGGCCGTCCGCGTCGCTCCCCGTCACGTCGACGGTCAACGCTCCCGTTTCGGGATCGTACTCGGTCGTTATATCGTGTACGCGATCGGTCCGTGGACCCTCGACGACCTCGCCGTCGGCGTCGAAGATGGCGAACGCCCGGTCGCCGGCGAGCGTGCCGTTCTCGCGGATCGTTGCTTCCTCGCGGTCGACGCCGTCGAGGGACTTCACGGGGTAGGTTCGGATGCGCTCGAGCCGTGCCATGGGAGTGCCGTGGCCGGCGGGCGGGATATAGGTGTTCGTTCCAGCGAAACCGCACGATCGCCGCACACGTTCGGCCGAACGGTTTCAGCCGGTCGCGTCGTACGGACGGCGATGAGCGACCTCGAACCCCACGCGGTGCCCGACGCGGTCCTCGAGGCGCTCGGACTCGAGGACGATCCGGGCGCGTTCGATCCCTACACCGTCGATTCCGACGGGTGGAACCTCGAGGTCTCGGGTGCTGTCACGGACCCACTGTCTCTCTCCCGGCGGGACCTCGAGTCGTTCCCGTTCGAGACGGCGACGGAGGACTTCGACTGCGTGGAGGGGTGGCGGGCCGACGACCTCGCGTGGCGCGGGGTCCGGGTCGAACGGGTGCTCGAGCGGGCCGGCCCCGTCGCCGACGAACCGCACGCGCTCGTTCGCGCGCTCGACGGGGACTACGCGTGTTCGTTCCCGCTCGAGCGCCTGTCGACGGCGCTGCTCGCCCTCGAACTCGACGGCGAACCGCTCCCGCTCGAGCACGGCGGCCCGGCCCGTCTCGTCCCGCTGGACGATGACGACGACTGCTGGGAGAGCATCAAGTGGGTGTCGGCGATCGAGATCGGCGACGATCCCTTCGGCGGGGACGACACCGCGAAAGAGCGGGCGCTGTCGCGACTCGAGTGAGACGGAGGCGGGTCTCTTGCAGTCTCCGCTCGGTCAGTCGTCCGACTCCTCCGTGACCAGCAGGTCCTCGTCGGCGTACTCCTCGCGGAGCGTCTTCTTGTCGAACTTACCCGTCGCGGTCTTGGGCACCTCGTCGATGTGGACGACGGCGTCGGGCGTCCACCAGTCGGGATAGTCCTCCGCGATGAACGCCTCGAGTTCGGCCAGGAACTCGTCTTCGTCCATCCCGGCGTCGTCGGTCGGGACGACGAACGCGACCGGCCGTTCCTGCCACTTCTCGTGGGGCGCGCCGACGACGGTGGCCTCGCTGACCGCCTCGTGGGCCATAATCTTGTTCTCGAGTTCGACGGAGGAGATCCACTCGCCGCCGCTCTTGATCACGTCCTTCGTCCGGTCGACGATCTGGATGTAGCCGTCCTCGTCGACGGTGACGATGTCGCCGGTCTTGAGCCACGACCCCTCGAAGTCGACTTCGTTGGCCTGGGGCCGCTCGAAGTACGAGTCCGTGACCCAGGGGCCACGGACCCACAGTTCGCCGAAGTCCTCGCCGTTCCACGGGACCTCCTCGCCGTCGTCGTCGACGACTTTGAACTCGAGGCCCGGAACGATCAGCCCTTGCTTGGCCTGCTTCGCGTACTGCTGTTCGGGCGAGCGGTCCTCGAGGTCGCTCTTGAGGTGGGCGACGGTCCCCAGCGGCGACAGTTCGGTCATCCCCCAGGCGTGGACGACCTCGACGCCGAGGTCGTCGTACTGGCGGATCAGGCTCTCGGGAGCGGCGCTTCCGCCGATAACGACCCGCTCGAGCGAGTCGAGGTCCACGTCGTGTTCCTGGACGTACTCGAGGACGCCGAGCCAGACGGTCGGGACGCCGGCCGTGAGGGTAACCCCCTCCTCCTGGATGAGTCGAACCAGGTCCTCGGGCTCGGGCGAGGGGCCGGGATAGACGTGTTTCGCGCCGGCGGCGGTCGTCGCGAACGGCATCCCCCAGGCGTTGACGTGGAACATCGGGACGACCGGCATGACGACGTCGTCCTCGTCGATCTCGAGCGCCTGGGGAGTCAGGCTCGCCATCGTGTGCGACCACAGCATCTGCTGGGTGTACTCGACCCCTTTCGGCTTCCCCGTCGTCCCCGAGGTGTAACACATCCCCGCGGGCTGGTCCTCGTCGAGTTCCGGCCAGTCGTACTCCGTCCCGTGAGCGTCGATGAACGACTCGTAGTCGGTAACCGACTCGAGGTCGGTCTCCGGTACCTCCGAGCCCATGACGACGTACTGCTCGACGGATTCGAAGGCCGCCGCGTCGTGAGCCCCCTCGAGCGCCTCGAGCAGCGACTGGTCGACGAACAGCAGTCGGTCCGCAGCGTTCTCGACGATGTACTGGATGTGTTCGGCCGGCAGCAGCGGGTTGATCGTGTGGAGTTGGCCCCCAACGTTCGGCGCTGCGAAGTAGACCTCGGCGTGCCGGTGGTGATTCCAGCAGAACGTCCCGACGCGGTCGCCATCACCGATTCCGGCGTCCTCGAGCGCGTTCGCCAGTTGTCGCGTCCGATCGGCGTACTCCTCGTAGGTGTTGCGGACGATTCCCTCGTGTGTTCGAGAGACGACTTCCCGGTCCGGGTGGAGCCGTTCCGCGCGCCAGAGGAACGGTCGGAGCGTCTGATCGTATCCTGCCATACGTTATATCGTCACACGTTCCCGCATAATTCTACCGACGAATTCACAGATGCGCTCTCTCTTCTCGGGACGGTGGGTAGAACTGCACGACGAAGTCTTGAAGAACGTCGGCTCGAACCCCTTGGATATGCGACTCGAGGAGTACTGGGGGGTCGGTCCGAAGACACGGGAGACGCTGGTCGACGAACTCGGGCGCGAGGCGGCGATCCGGGCCATCGAGAACGGAAACGTCCGGGCGCTCGCGGACGCGGGGCTGGCCCGCGGCCGCGCGACGCGCATCCTCCGTCGCGCGACCGGCGGCGACGGCATCGACACGCTGGCGACGAGCGACGCTCGCTCGGCGTACAAGGACCTGCTCGAGCTGGCGAGCGACCACGCGGTCACGCAGCGAGCGGCCGACCGCATCCGTGTGCTGACGCCCCTGTCGACCCGCGAGGCGATGGAGGAACGGCTCGACGACGTGCTCGCGGCCCGGGACGCCTGGGCCGGGCTGTCCGCGGACGATCGCGAAGCCGTGCTCGCGGCCTACGAGCGCTACGACGAGCGCGAGGGCAGCGAACGCGCGGCCGTCAACGCCGCGCTCGCACTGCTCGAGGCCGGGGTCGACTCCGGCCCGTTCGCCGCGATCGCCGACCTCGAGCGCGAGCGCCTCGAGGCGGCCGCGGAGGCGCTCGCGGCCCTCGACGGGTACGAAAGCGGCTCCCGGGTTCGCGTCCGCGAGGGCGCAGACGAGGAACTCGACCGCCTGCGGGGGACGCTCGGCGCGGTCGAGGACATGGACGCCAACGCGCTCGAGGTGATCGAGGACCTGCGCGACGACGGCGTTCGCGACGTGACGGCGTTCCGGCAGGCCTTCGAGGATCGCCTGCTCTCGGAGACCGACGTGACGATCGACCGGGTGCGCGCCGCGATGCCGGAGAACGCCACCGACGCGACCGACTTCGTCGGCGGCACCCTCCGGGCGCTCAGGTCCGACCTGACCGAAGCGATCGACGAGCGGGAGGAGACCGTCGCCGAGGCGTTTCAGGAAACCCTCGCGGACGCCCGAACGGCCGTCGACCGGGCCGTCGAGGCCGTCGACGACATCGCCCTCCAGCTGTCGCTCGCGCGCTTTGCCCTCGAGTACGACTGCACGCGCCCGGAGTTCGTAGCGCCCGATGGCGGGGAGGCCGCCGTCTCGGTCGTCGACGCGCGGAACCTCACGCTCGCGGCCCGCGACGACGAGTCCGTCCAGCCGGTGACCTACGCGCTGGGCGATCACGGGGTGACGTCGGTTCCGGACGACGCCGATTCCGACCTCGAGGCTCCCGATCGGGAGCAGGTCGCCGTCCTCACCGGCGCCAACAGCGGCGGGAAAACGACGCTGCTCGAGACGCTGTGCCAGGTCGTCCTGCTGGCGTCGATGGGGCTACCCGTCCCCGCCGAGCGGGCCGAGGTCACGCCCGTCGACTCGCTGGTCTTCCACCGCCGGCACGCGAGTTTCAACGCCGGCGTCCTCGAGTCGACGCTGCGCTCGATCGTGCCGCCGCTGACCTCCGACGGGCGGACGCTGATGCTGGTCGACGAGTTCGAGGCGATCACCGAACCGGGCAGCGCGGCGGACCTGCTGCACGGGCTGGTCACCCTGACCGTCGACCGGGACGCGATGGGCGTGTTCGTCACCCACCTCGCGGACGACCTCGAGCCCCTGCCGCCCGAGGCTCGCGTCGACGGCATCTTCGCGGAAGGGCTCGATCCCGACCTCGAGTTGCGCGTCGACTACCAGCCCCGGTTCGACACCGTTGGCCGGTCGACGCCGGAGTTTATCGTCTCCCGACTCGTCGCGAACGCCTCGGACCGGCGCGAACGCGCGGGGTTCGAGACGCTGGGCGAGGCCGTGGGCAACGACGTGGTCCAGCGGACGCTCGCCGACGCGCGCTGGTCCGGCGAGGGCAACGCGGGCACCGACTGAGGACCGTCGACTACCGCGACACCGCGGCACTCAGCCGATGCCGTCGCGGTCACGGTCGTCCCAGTCTCCGTCCGAGTCGGGGTCGTCGAACTCCCCATCGATGTCGACTTCTTGGCCGTGATCGCGCTCGAGCCATCGGTCGGGCGTCGGTTCGTACGCGTCCCCGTTGCCGGCCGACCCGTCGCGGGTCCCGTCTTCCGTCCCGCGACCCGTGTACGTGTACACCGTCCCGTCCTCGTCCTCGCAGACGCGGGCCTCGAGGTACGCCTGTGCGGCCCGCCTCGAGAGCGCGCCCATTTCGACCGCGTCGCCGAGTGTCGTCTTGGTCGCGCGGAACCAGGTCCGGATCCGGGTCGGGGGCTCGTCCGCCGAGGGATCCGCGGCCACGATGGCTCCGCGGCCGCCGTCGCGGCCGTCGCCCCACTCGAGCCAGCAGACCCGGTAGGCGTCGACGGCGTAGTCCCGTCCCGGATCGACGAGGTACAGTGCCTCGTAAATGCACGGGTCGAGGTAGTCGGTGAGGATCCGCTCGCGTGCGACCGAGTCCGCGAGCAGGTCGGCGTCGACGGCGCCGTCGGCGAGGGGCGACCCGTCGTCGATCGCTTCCGCGAGCGAGAGGTCGTCCCCGCCCCAGTGGCTGTACCGCAGGTCGTAGAGCCGGTCAGGCCGACGGTAGCCGACGAGCGCTCTATGTCCCATCCGTCCCCCCGCTGGCGTCGTCCCGGTCGAGGACGGGAGTTCGGACGCCGATGTCGCTCGTGCCGCGACGGCGGTAACGGTGATGTGGGTCGGGGATAGGGTGGTGGTAGTAGTGACAGCAGTGGCAAGCCATCGCCGGGCTTGGCCCCGTGTCCGTACTTGAACCCACGGAGACGGGACGACGGACTCGAGCCCGACGGAACGCAACGACGAAAACCCCGCGACTCCTACCGTTCTCCGAACTCGAATGGCAACGGAGTACGACGCCGTCCTCTTCGACAACGACGGCGTGTTGACGACCCCGACGGATCGTGACGTCCTCGTCGAGGCCATCCGCGACGCGTTCGCGGACTGTGGCGTGAGCGACCCGCCGACGGACCACGTCGAGACGCTGCTCGGCCCGACCGTCGACTCGCTGCGCCGCGTCGCGGGGGAGCACGGCCTCGAGCCGACGGACCTGTGGACAGCACGCGAGGAAGCCGCGATCGCCGTTCAACTCGAGGAGATGCGCGCCGGCCGAAAGCGACCGTACGACGACGTCGCCGCCCTGCGGAACCTCGAGGCACCGACCGCGATCGTCAGCAACAACCAGCACCGCACGATCGAGAACGTTCTCGAGGAGTGCGAACTGACGGAGTACGGGTTCGAGACGTGGTACGGTCGCGAGCCCACGATCCGGGGCGTCGAGCGAAAGAAGCCGACCCCCTACTATCTCGAGTCGGCGATCGACGACCTCGCGGCGTCGAACCCGCTGTACGTCGGCGACAGCCGCGTCGACGTCCAGGCGGCGGAGGCCGCGGGGATCGACGCGGCGTTCCTGCGCCGGGACCACCGCCGGGGCTACGAGCTACCGATCGACCCCGACTACGAGATCGAGTCGCTGACCGCCCTCGAGCGGATCCTCTAGCTCGAGACCGGCGTCTCGGTTGCCGCCCGTCGCTCGGCCCGTTCCTTGACCGCCTCGTTCATCGCCTCGAAGCCGCGTTCGACCCGGTCGTGGTCGAGCAACACCGGCACGAGTACGCCCCGGAACGTCTCCCGGTGAAGCAGCCGGGTACGGTCGTCGTCGATCGGCTCGAGGTGGAACTCGTGGTCGCCGTCGAAGACGAAGGGGACGATCAGCCGACCCCGCCAGGCCAGGCGACGTTCCGGCTCGACGGCGATGACCGTCGGTCGGAACGTCATCCCGCGGGACTCCGGCGGTTCGATGCGGACCCGTAACCGTTCTCCCCTCGAGGGGTCGCCCTCGATCGCCCGGATGAACGGGTTCCATTCGGGGTAGCTGTCGAACTCGAGCAACACGTCCCAGACGACGTCGGGCGGGGCGTCGATCTCCTCGAAGGTTTCGATCTTTTCCATGGTAACGACTAACGAGGTGGTCGGTTATGCCTGTGTCGGTGGGTCGTACGGGTCGTTTCGGGCGAGTGGTGAGAACGGCGGCCCGCGAGAGGGGTCGACGTGTAGTGCCTTCGTGACGCTACCCGAGGGATCAGGCGCTGTCGTTGAACCGACGGTTCGTCGAGTACGGCGCGTCGCCGGGTTCGCCCCGAACGAAGTGGCCGGCCGGGTTGATCTCGCCGTCGCGCTCCATCGAGAGCAGTTCGACGAACCAGGCCTCGTGTTCGACCTCCTCCTGAAGGATGCGCTGGGCCATGTCGTAGGTCCGCGGGTCGACGCCGTGAGTCATGTCACAGATCTCCGACCACGTCCGGATGGCACACCGCTCGGCCTCGAGCAGTACCTCGAGGATCGCTTCCGCCGACAACTGCCCGGTGTCGAACCCGCCCTCGTCGCCCATCGGCGTCGGTACCTCGGCGTCCGGGCAGGACGCGCGGTCCGCGAACGCCCGGATGTCGTTCGGCAACGCGCCGCCGAGTTCGTACACTCGCGGCGCGACCAGTTCGAAGTGGGCCCGGTCCTCGAGGCGGGCGTCCTCGGTGATCTCCTTGTAGTCCTCGTGGCCGGCGAGGTGCATCCGGAGGTTGGTGTAGTAGTAGTACGTCGTAAACTCGGCGCCGACGGCGTCGATGAGTTTCTCCCGGAGGTCTTCGGGGTCGAGACCGCGTTCGCGGAGGACGGCCATCCCGACTCGCTCGCTCGTGTCACCTGTCTCGATGTCTCCTGACGCGTGTGGTTTCTCGTCGGACATGCACCAGTGGACTGCCATAACTCCACGTATAGTGCTTGGCGTTTACACGATTTCCAGACCGTCGGCGCGAGCGATCGGTGCCGTTCGCTCTTGAATGCATGCGATATTTGATGCAACACCTTTGCCGGAGAACGTCGTAGTGTTCGTTGACATGTCCCAGCCTAGCTTCGGCTACCTGACCCCGGAGACCCTCCCCCTGTTCACCGACCTGTACGAGTTGCGGATGCTGCAGGCGTACCGCAATCAGGGACACGACCCGACGGCGACGTTCAGCCTCTTCACCCGCGAGTTGCCGGCAAATCGCGGATACATGATCGCGGCGGGCCTCGAGCAGGCCCTACACTACGTCGAGGGCCTCGAGTTCGGCGACCGAGCGATCGAGTACCTGACCGAACTCGAGTTCGACCCGGCGTTTCTGGACTACCTCGAGTCGTTCGAGTTTACCGGCGAGATCCGCGCGCTGCCGGAGGGGACGCCGGTCTTCGAAAACGAGCCGCTGCTCGAAGTGACGGCCCCCATCTCGCAGGCACAACTGTTCGAGACGGCGGTCATCAACCAGATCGGGTTCCAGACGCTGATCGCGACGAAGGCCGCCCGGATGCGGGACGTGATCGATCGGGAGGGTGACGGCCAGCGGCTCGTCGATTTCGGCTCGCGGCGCTCCCACGGTACCGACGCGGGGATCAAGGCCGCGCGGGCGGCCTACGTCGGCGGCTTCGACGGGACGTCGAACGTCGCCGCGGGGGAGGCCTTCGACGTCCCCGTCTTCGGGACGATGGCCCACTCCTGGGTCCAGAGCTTCGAGCACGAGCGCGATTCCTTCGAGACGTTCGTCGACGAGTACGGCGAGGACAGCGTCCTGCTGATCGACACCTACGACACGGTCGCCGGGGCCGAGACGGCAAAGGCGGTCGCCGAGGAGAACGACGTCGACCTGCGCGGCGTTCGACTCGATTCGGGGGATCTGCCCGCGCTCTCGAAGGCCGTCGACGAGGTGTTCCCCGAGGTCGACGAGTTCATCTCGTCGGGGATCGACGAGTACGCGATCCGGGAGTTCTTCGACAGGGACGGGATCGCAGCCGGCTTCGGGCCCGGAACGGCGCTGGTGACGAGCACCGACTCGCCCAAGGTCGAAGGCGTCTACAAACTCGTGGCGGTCGAACGGGACGGCGAGATGCAACCGACGATGAAGCTCTCCAAGGGGAAGGTCACCTACCCCGGCGCCAAGAGCGTCCGCCGGACGACCGAGGGCGGCGAGTACGCCGGCGACGTCGTCGGCCTGCGCGAGGAGAGCGACGACCTCCCCGGCGAGGAACTGCTCGAGACCGTCGTCGAGGACGGCGAGCGGGTCGTCGACCTCCCCGACCTCGAGACGATCCGCGAGCGCGCGGCCGACCTCCGGCGGCGGCTCCCGGTCGAACACCGGCGGATCGAGGACCCCGAGCCCTACGAGGTACGAATCAGCGACGCGCTCGAGGCCGAAACGGAGGGCCTGCGCCGGACGCTCGAGGAGCGGATGGACGTCTGATACGGATCCGGCGTCAGTCCGTCGGCACGTGCGTGGCGGCCGCGTTGGCCGCCACCTCGTCGAACCGTTCGACTGCCCCGTCGGCGAGCGGGTACTCGCCGTGGTAGGGATCGATCTCGCGGTCGACTCCCGAGACGAACCGGATCGCGTCGGCCAGCCGCTCGTAGTTCTCGTCGACGACGTCCTGGATCAGGACCGGCATCCCCGCGCGGTGACACAGTTCGCTCGCCGCGGCGCGACCGGCCCAGATCCGCCCGGCCTCGCGGTCGGCGAAGAACAGCGCGAACGGCGCTTCGTCGAACTGTGCCTCGAGGAAGGCCTGCGCGCTCGGGTCGTCCCAGGGGACGACGCCGACGTCCTCGAGTTGACGCATGGCGGTCGAGGCGGCCGAACAGAACGGGCAGTCGCCGTCGTAGACGAGGATGCCGGTGAACTCGTTCGTGTCGGTCATACTGACGGGTAGCTCGGAGCCGCGGTAGACTCCCCTTCGACGCCGCGGGCTATCAATGTCCGTGCCGGTCACCCGAGTTTCGACCGCCCCGGCGGCCGGTCGTGCTCCGCCCGGTGCTCCAGCAGTTCGTCGTACCGTTCGACCTCGAGGACGCAGTCGGAGCGGGGTTGGGCGACGCAGGTGAGGACGAACCCCGCCGCCTCGTCCTCGGGGTAGTACCGCTTGGCGTTGGCGTGGTCGACCTCCCCCTCGAGGAGCCGCGCGCCGCAGGTGATACACCACCCCTGCTGGCAGTCCGCGGAGAGCCAGAGGCCGGCCCCGCGGGCCGCCGAGAGGATCGACTGGTTCTCCCGGACCTCGATGCTCCGGCTCTCGCCGGCTGCCTCGAGGTCGGCGTCCTCGGGGACACGGAGTTCGACAGTCCAGGTGGTCGACGTCGAGCCTGTCACGAATCGTGTGTGGGTCGGAAGCGACGACCGAAAAGCCTGCTGCGGGCAGCCGTCGGCCGATGGTGTCGTCCTGAACCGTTGAACCTACGGAGTCCAGCCTCCTACCGTCGCGCGAGTATGCCGACGGTGCTGGTTCGCGGTCCCGCGGATGAGGGACCCGACGACGTCGTCGGGGCGTTCGCCGGTGAAGCGGACGGACACCGTCTCCGAGGCCGACGTGCTCGACGAATTCCTCGCGTACGCCCGCGAGCGTAGTTCGGTCGTCGCCCCCGTAGAAGCGGCGTGACGCCGACTCCGACGCTTTCCTGAAACGGCTACCGGCACTGCTGTCACACCGGTAGCCGCCCTGGGTTCGCTCGAGTGGATGGAGACCGAGCGCTACCGGGAGATCGCGCGGGAAAATCGATGGGCACCGGATCGCTGGCCGTCGGACGTAGGGATGCAACGTGTGGTTTGGTGGGGTAGGTGGTGCGTGTCCACGTCCGACACTGTCCGGTGCGATTCGTGGTTGGATACCATCTCACTTAGAACTACCTATCCTGTACACTGTCCGATTCTTGATGGGCGGCCCCGCTACAACCGCGTAATCGCCCGGACGCATCGGCTGACCGAACCGCGGCGACGACACGGTCTCGTGAGCAGTCATCTGCTCCGATCGGCGACCAACCGGAGAATCGGCCGGAACGCGCCGGCCCGAGCTATTTCACCGCGGTCGATGTGGACGCCCCCATGGCCGAGACCGACATCGCGATCACCGGCGCGTCCGGCAACGTGGGACGGGAGGCGATCGAGGCGTTCGCCGACCGCGAGGCCTCGCTGACGCTGTTCTCCCA of the Halobiforma lacisalsi AJ5 genome contains:
- a CDS encoding sulfurtransferase TusA family protein, whose amino-acid sequence is MSKPTWDDVVDLPDELDDETAEQLYEEADERQDMTGEVCPYPQLEAKKAIQGLGSGDLLVQETDHVPSTENVPKAVEDLADAKVWKSGSGLYRIFLSKK
- a CDS encoding molybdopterin-dependent oxidoreductase gives rise to the protein MSDLEPHAVPDAVLEALGLEDDPGAFDPYTVDSDGWNLEVSGAVTDPLSLSRRDLESFPFETATEDFDCVEGWRADDLAWRGVRVERVLERAGPVADEPHALVRALDGDYACSFPLERLSTALLALELDGEPLPLEHGGPARLVPLDDDDDCWESIKWVSAIEIGDDPFGGDDTAKERALSRLE
- a CDS encoding MOSC domain-containing protein; amino-acid sequence: MARLERIRTYPVKSLDGVDREEATIRENGTLAGDRAFAIFDADGEVVEGPRTDRVHDITTEYDPETGALTVDVTGSDADGPRQFDLESEVGRERAAAWFSDVFDLGELALERDDERGYVARNGMGTSVISTATLETVADWFDDLTVDGVRRRMRANLEVSGVEPFWEDRFVGADAPAFTVGDVRLEGVTPCARCVVPERDPDTGEALPEFRERFVEKRRETFPEWADEAAFDHYYTLMLIADVVDADRGKTVAVGDPVEPLD
- a CDS encoding PLP-dependent cysteine synthase family protein; translation: MTDQRTPDESAGGTESGTTGTGTGTGIGTGIDESTIFETPLLELEVDVPGTVYGKAEWFNLPEAPHGGGSIKSRIAKGMLDGAEQRGELEPDATIIEPTSGNTGSEIARLATARGYDVEIVMPDNASGGKIEAVRDAGAEIHFVDADLGYDAVIERCEELIAANPEDYYRPNQYENPDNPGTHERTTAREILEQTDGAVTHFVAGAGTGGTVTGTGRGLHDRGDDVTVVGFEPKEALHAIDGLKFLRTGDHYHPETYDESVLDRKEYVSTGDAYDRARDLRDRYQDAAVDVHDPGQHDPETVEDYLRVDGQFVVGTSSGAGIQAVHQLAEDGALDEDSVTVVMLCDRGDKYADIPLWEEYL
- a CDS encoding rhodanese-like domain-containing protein, whose product is MVDEVTPDEVKEKLEDDDVQVVDIRPESEYEQGHIPGAINIPMSELPARIDEYDWGDDVVVACPIGQSSIQAARLIGSYEDADSDAVASMEGGYREWEYELETGTESETDESEAQA
- a CDS encoding long-chain fatty acid--CoA ligase, with translation MAGYDQTLRPFLWRAERLHPDREVVSRTHEGIVRNTYEEYADRTRQLANALEDAGIGDGDRVGTFCWNHHRHAEVYFAAPNVGGQLHTINPLLPAEHIQYIVENAADRLLFVDQSLLEALEGAHDAAAFESVEQYVVMGSEVPETDLESVTDYESFIDAHGTEYDWPELDEDQPAGMCYTSGTTGKPKGVEYTQQMLWSHTMASLTPQALEIDEDDVVMPVVPMFHVNAWGMPFATTAAGAKHVYPGPSPEPEDLVRLIQEEGVTLTAGVPTVWLGVLEYVQEHDVDLDSLERVVIGGSAAPESLIRQYDDLGVEVVHAWGMTELSPLGTVAHLKSDLEDRSPEQQYAKQAKQGLIVPGLEFKVVDDDGEEVPWNGEDFGELWVRGPWVTDSYFERPQANEVDFEGSWLKTGDIVTVDEDGYIQIVDRTKDVIKSGGEWISSVELENKIMAHEAVSEATVVGAPHEKWQERPVAFVVPTDDAGMDEDEFLAELEAFIAEDYPDWWTPDAVVHIDEVPKTATGKFDKKTLREEYADEDLLVTEESDD